A part of Gossypium hirsutum isolate 1008001.06 chromosome A07, Gossypium_hirsutum_v2.1, whole genome shotgun sequence genomic DNA contains:
- the LOC107952821 gene encoding kanadaptin isoform X1 has translation MTATMGPPPPRNPKPSTEQESIAQEQSEPITAKTTMGPPPPLPINPNPSTEPESIAQEESEPITAKTTMGPPPPLPINPNLQNPLDEEKPSKSEPNSTEKPLNPKQSSVPYTIPPWSGPPCHHFFLEVLKDGCILDRFKVFEKGAYMFGRIDLCDFVLEHPTISRFHAVLQFRSSGEAYLYDLGSTHGTFINKSQVTKKTYVDLCVGDVIRFGHSTRLYIFQGPSELMPPEKDLKVIREAKIREEMLDREASLRRARAEASLSDGISWGMGEDAIEEAEDDADEVTWQTYKGQLTEKQEKTRDKIIKRTEKIAHMKKEIDVIRAKDIAQGGLTQGQQTQIARNEQRITQILEELESLEETLNESIRESIGARGGTTRGKRKGGPDDDEEDFSSDDDEFYDRTKKKPTVQKIGETQSIETADSLLDKRDAITKEIEDKKELLLTEKNKMASDTGLETEAGDALDAYMSGLSSQLVLDRTVQIEKELSALQSELDRIFYLLKIADPTGEAAKKRDMKAQVPAPDKPRPPAAAVRKQGAKEPKKISSATEPANSPVQKEGVVDVSMESRKKPEENVVSDTSEGKKAIYTVAKPQWLGAVENKEIKESNQVIVVDTHKVDDFVDYKDRKKVLGSADNPQVKEPSGIEATASGLIIRTQKQVEKPEAGDRPSNQSMTPSTGAEEIAQNAVALLLKHTRGYHADEEELYETPDMSARNQSKKKEKKLKRVLGPEKPSFLDSNPDPEYETWVPPEGQSGDGRTTLNDRYGY, from the exons ATGACTGCCACGATGGGTCCACCGCCTCCCAGGAACCCTAAACCCTCGACCGAACAGGAGTCGATAGCCCAAGAACAATCCGAACCCATAACAGCCAAAACCACGATGGGTCCTCCGCCACCTCTTCCCATAAACCCTAACCCCTCGACCGAACCCGAGTCGATAGCCCAAGAGGAATCCGAACCCATAACAGCCAAAACCACGATGGGTCCTCCGCCACCTCTTCCCATAAACCCTAACCTGCAAAATCCCCTAGACGAAGAAAAACCATCAAAGTCAGAACCAAATTCAACTGAAAAGCCCTTAAATCCAAAGCAATCTTCTGTGCCTTACACAATCCCTCCGTGGAGTGGACCTCCTTGTCACCATTTCTTCCTCGAGGTGCTTAAAGATGGCTGCATCCTCGACCGATTTAAAGT GTTTGAGAAGGGAGCTTATATGTTTGGGCGTATTGATCTATGTGATTTTGTGCTTGAGCATCCCACTATTTCGCGGTTTCATGCTG TGCTTCAGTTTAGGAGCAGTGGCGAGGCCTATCTTTATGATCTTGGCAGTACACATGGCACTTTTATCAATAAAAGTCAG GTGACCAAAAAGACTTATGTGGACTTATGTGTGGGTGATGTCATTCGGTTTGGCCA CTCAACTCGTTTGTATATTTTCCAAGGGCCTTCGGAGTTGATGCCACCG GAAAAAGACTTGAAAGTCATAAGAGAAGCTAAGATCCGAGAAGAGATGTTAGACCGGGAAGCTTCACTTAGACGAGCAAGAGCAGAAGCATCTCTTTCTGATGGTATCTCATGGGGCATGGGAGAGGATGCTATTGAAGAAGCAGAG gatgaTGCTGATGAAGTGACTTGGCAAACCTACAAAGGACAGCTTACAGAGAAGCAGGAAAAAACCCGTGATAAGATAATAAAAAGGACTGAAAAG ATTGCTCATATGAAGAAAGAGATAGATGTAATACGAGCCAAAGACATTGCACAAGGTGGGTTGACACAAGGCCAGCAAACTCAGATTGCTAGGAatgaacaaagaataacacaG ATACTGgaggagcttgaaagcttggaagaGACTTTAAATGAAAGTATCCGTGAAAGCATAGGTGCACGTGGTGGAACAACTCGTGGTAAGCGAAAAGGAGGGCCAGACGATGATGAAGAAGACTTTTCAAG TGATGATGATGAATTCTATGACCGGACAAAGAAGAAACCTACTGTGCAGAAAATTGGTGAAACACAGTCTATTGAAACTGCTGATAGTCTTCTTGATAAGAGAGATGCCATTACCAAAGAAATTGAAGACAAAAAAGAGTTGCTGTTGACTGAGAAGAACAAAATGGCCTCAGATACTGGTTTAGAAACTGAAGCTGGAGATGCACTTGATGCTTACATGTCTGGGCTTTCATCCCAGTTAG TGCTTGATAGGACAGTGCAAATTGAGAAGGAACTCTCTGCCCTTCAGTCCGAGTTGGATCGGATCTTCTATCTCTTGAAGATTGCTGATCCAACGGGGGAAGCTGCTAAGAAAAGGGATATGAAGGCACAAGTACCAGCACCTGACAAACCTAGACCTCCTGCTGCTGCTGTCCGGAAGCAGGGTGCAAAGGAACCCAAAAAAATCAGTTCAGCTACAGAACCAGCAAATTCTCCTGTGCAGAAAGAGGGAGTTGTAGATGTCTCTATGGAATCAAGAAAGAAACCAGAAGAGAATGTTGTTAGTGATACATCCGAGGGGAAAAAGGCTATCTATACCGTTGCAAAGCCCCAATGGCTTGGTGCTGTTGAGAACAAGGAGATTAAAGAGTCAAATCAAGTAATAGTAGTAGATACGCATAAAGTTGATGACTTTGTTGACTATAAAGATAGGAAGAAAGTACTTGGGAGTGCTGACAATCCACAGGTTAAAGAGCCATCAGGAATTGAAGCTACTGCCTCCGGTCTGATTATAAGAACACAGAAACAGGTTGAAAAGCCTGAAGCTGGTGATAGACCTTCCAATCAATCTATGACACCCTCCACGGGAGCTGAAGAAATTGCACAGAATGCTGTGGCACTGTTGCTGAAGCACACTAGAGGGTACCATGCGGACGAAGAGGAATTGTATGAAACCCCTGATATGTCGGCCAGAAATCAATctaagaagaaagagaaaaagctGAAACGAGTGCTTGGTCCTGAAAAGCCTTCATTTCTTGATAGCAATCCAGATCCAGAGTACGAAACGTGGGTTCCTCCTGAAG GGCAATCCGGTGATGGGAGAACAACGTTGAATGATCGATATGGGTACTGA
- the LOC107952821 gene encoding kanadaptin isoform X3, with product MAASSTDLKCLRRELICLGVLIYVILCLSIPLFRGFMLCFSLGAVARPIFMILAVHMALLSIKVSSTRLYIFQGPSELMPPEKDLKVIREAKIREEMLDREASLRRARAEASLSDGISWGMGEDAIEEAEDDADEVTWQTYKGQLTEKQEKTRDKIIKRTEKIAHMKKEIDVIRAKDIAQGGLTQGQQTQIARNEQRITQILEELESLEETLNESIRESIGARGGTTRGKRKGGPDDDEEDFSSDDDEFYDRTKKKPTVQKIGETQSIETADSLLDKRDAITKEIEDKKELLLTEKNKMASDTGLETEAGDALDAYMSGLSSQLVLDRTVQIEKELSALQSELDRIFYLLKIADPTGEAAKKRDMKAQVPAPDKPRPPAAAVRKQGAKEPKKISSATEPANSPVQKEGVVDVSMESRKKPEENVVSDTSEGKKAIYTVAKPQWLGAVENKEIKESNQVIVVDTHKVDDFVDYKDRKKVLGSADNPQVKEPSGIEATASGLIIRTQKQVEKPEAGDRPSNQSMTPSTGAEEIAQNAVALLLKHTRGYHADEEELYETPDMSARNQSKKKEKKLKRVLGPEKPSFLDSNPDPEYETWVPPEGQSGDGRTTLNDRYGY from the exons ATGGCTGCATCCTCGACCGATTTAAAGT GTTTGAGAAGGGAGCTTATATGTTTGGGCGTATTGATCTATGTGATTTTGTGCTTGAGCATCCCACTATTTCGCGGTTTCATGCTG TGCTTCAGTTTAGGAGCAGTGGCGAGGCCTATCTTTATGATCTTGGCAGTACACATGGCACTTTTATCAATAAAAGTCAG CTCAACTCGTTTGTATATTTTCCAAGGGCCTTCGGAGTTGATGCCACCG GAAAAAGACTTGAAAGTCATAAGAGAAGCTAAGATCCGAGAAGAGATGTTAGACCGGGAAGCTTCACTTAGACGAGCAAGAGCAGAAGCATCTCTTTCTGATGGTATCTCATGGGGCATGGGAGAGGATGCTATTGAAGAAGCAGAG gatgaTGCTGATGAAGTGACTTGGCAAACCTACAAAGGACAGCTTACAGAGAAGCAGGAAAAAACCCGTGATAAGATAATAAAAAGGACTGAAAAG ATTGCTCATATGAAGAAAGAGATAGATGTAATACGAGCCAAAGACATTGCACAAGGTGGGTTGACACAAGGCCAGCAAACTCAGATTGCTAGGAatgaacaaagaataacacaG ATACTGgaggagcttgaaagcttggaagaGACTTTAAATGAAAGTATCCGTGAAAGCATAGGTGCACGTGGTGGAACAACTCGTGGTAAGCGAAAAGGAGGGCCAGACGATGATGAAGAAGACTTTTCAAG TGATGATGATGAATTCTATGACCGGACAAAGAAGAAACCTACTGTGCAGAAAATTGGTGAAACACAGTCTATTGAAACTGCTGATAGTCTTCTTGATAAGAGAGATGCCATTACCAAAGAAATTGAAGACAAAAAAGAGTTGCTGTTGACTGAGAAGAACAAAATGGCCTCAGATACTGGTTTAGAAACTGAAGCTGGAGATGCACTTGATGCTTACATGTCTGGGCTTTCATCCCAGTTAG TGCTTGATAGGACAGTGCAAATTGAGAAGGAACTCTCTGCCCTTCAGTCCGAGTTGGATCGGATCTTCTATCTCTTGAAGATTGCTGATCCAACGGGGGAAGCTGCTAAGAAAAGGGATATGAAGGCACAAGTACCAGCACCTGACAAACCTAGACCTCCTGCTGCTGCTGTCCGGAAGCAGGGTGCAAAGGAACCCAAAAAAATCAGTTCAGCTACAGAACCAGCAAATTCTCCTGTGCAGAAAGAGGGAGTTGTAGATGTCTCTATGGAATCAAGAAAGAAACCAGAAGAGAATGTTGTTAGTGATACATCCGAGGGGAAAAAGGCTATCTATACCGTTGCAAAGCCCCAATGGCTTGGTGCTGTTGAGAACAAGGAGATTAAAGAGTCAAATCAAGTAATAGTAGTAGATACGCATAAAGTTGATGACTTTGTTGACTATAAAGATAGGAAGAAAGTACTTGGGAGTGCTGACAATCCACAGGTTAAAGAGCCATCAGGAATTGAAGCTACTGCCTCCGGTCTGATTATAAGAACACAGAAACAGGTTGAAAAGCCTGAAGCTGGTGATAGACCTTCCAATCAATCTATGACACCCTCCACGGGAGCTGAAGAAATTGCACAGAATGCTGTGGCACTGTTGCTGAAGCACACTAGAGGGTACCATGCGGACGAAGAGGAATTGTATGAAACCCCTGATATGTCGGCCAGAAATCAATctaagaagaaagagaaaaagctGAAACGAGTGCTTGGTCCTGAAAAGCCTTCATTTCTTGATAGCAATCCAGATCCAGAGTACGAAACGTGGGTTCCTCCTGAAG GGCAATCCGGTGATGGGAGAACAACGTTGAATGATCGATATGGGTACTGA
- the LOC107952821 gene encoding kanadaptin isoform X2, which yields MAASSTDLKCLRRELICLGVLIYVILCLSIPLFRGFMLFRSSGEAYLYDLGSTHGTFINKSQVTKKTYVDLCVGDVIRFGHSTRLYIFQGPSELMPPEKDLKVIREAKIREEMLDREASLRRARAEASLSDGISWGMGEDAIEEAEDDADEVTWQTYKGQLTEKQEKTRDKIIKRTEKIAHMKKEIDVIRAKDIAQGGLTQGQQTQIARNEQRITQILEELESLEETLNESIRESIGARGGTTRGKRKGGPDDDEEDFSSDDDEFYDRTKKKPTVQKIGETQSIETADSLLDKRDAITKEIEDKKELLLTEKNKMASDTGLETEAGDALDAYMSGLSSQLVLDRTVQIEKELSALQSELDRIFYLLKIADPTGEAAKKRDMKAQVPAPDKPRPPAAAVRKQGAKEPKKISSATEPANSPVQKEGVVDVSMESRKKPEENVVSDTSEGKKAIYTVAKPQWLGAVENKEIKESNQVIVVDTHKVDDFVDYKDRKKVLGSADNPQVKEPSGIEATASGLIIRTQKQVEKPEAGDRPSNQSMTPSTGAEEIAQNAVALLLKHTRGYHADEEELYETPDMSARNQSKKKEKKLKRVLGPEKPSFLDSNPDPEYETWVPPEGQSGDGRTTLNDRYGY from the exons ATGGCTGCATCCTCGACCGATTTAAAGT GTTTGAGAAGGGAGCTTATATGTTTGGGCGTATTGATCTATGTGATTTTGTGCTTGAGCATCCCACTATTTCGCGGTTTCATGCTG TTTAGGAGCAGTGGCGAGGCCTATCTTTATGATCTTGGCAGTACACATGGCACTTTTATCAATAAAAGTCAG GTGACCAAAAAGACTTATGTGGACTTATGTGTGGGTGATGTCATTCGGTTTGGCCA CTCAACTCGTTTGTATATTTTCCAAGGGCCTTCGGAGTTGATGCCACCG GAAAAAGACTTGAAAGTCATAAGAGAAGCTAAGATCCGAGAAGAGATGTTAGACCGGGAAGCTTCACTTAGACGAGCAAGAGCAGAAGCATCTCTTTCTGATGGTATCTCATGGGGCATGGGAGAGGATGCTATTGAAGAAGCAGAG gatgaTGCTGATGAAGTGACTTGGCAAACCTACAAAGGACAGCTTACAGAGAAGCAGGAAAAAACCCGTGATAAGATAATAAAAAGGACTGAAAAG ATTGCTCATATGAAGAAAGAGATAGATGTAATACGAGCCAAAGACATTGCACAAGGTGGGTTGACACAAGGCCAGCAAACTCAGATTGCTAGGAatgaacaaagaataacacaG ATACTGgaggagcttgaaagcttggaagaGACTTTAAATGAAAGTATCCGTGAAAGCATAGGTGCACGTGGTGGAACAACTCGTGGTAAGCGAAAAGGAGGGCCAGACGATGATGAAGAAGACTTTTCAAG TGATGATGATGAATTCTATGACCGGACAAAGAAGAAACCTACTGTGCAGAAAATTGGTGAAACACAGTCTATTGAAACTGCTGATAGTCTTCTTGATAAGAGAGATGCCATTACCAAAGAAATTGAAGACAAAAAAGAGTTGCTGTTGACTGAGAAGAACAAAATGGCCTCAGATACTGGTTTAGAAACTGAAGCTGGAGATGCACTTGATGCTTACATGTCTGGGCTTTCATCCCAGTTAG TGCTTGATAGGACAGTGCAAATTGAGAAGGAACTCTCTGCCCTTCAGTCCGAGTTGGATCGGATCTTCTATCTCTTGAAGATTGCTGATCCAACGGGGGAAGCTGCTAAGAAAAGGGATATGAAGGCACAAGTACCAGCACCTGACAAACCTAGACCTCCTGCTGCTGCTGTCCGGAAGCAGGGTGCAAAGGAACCCAAAAAAATCAGTTCAGCTACAGAACCAGCAAATTCTCCTGTGCAGAAAGAGGGAGTTGTAGATGTCTCTATGGAATCAAGAAAGAAACCAGAAGAGAATGTTGTTAGTGATACATCCGAGGGGAAAAAGGCTATCTATACCGTTGCAAAGCCCCAATGGCTTGGTGCTGTTGAGAACAAGGAGATTAAAGAGTCAAATCAAGTAATAGTAGTAGATACGCATAAAGTTGATGACTTTGTTGACTATAAAGATAGGAAGAAAGTACTTGGGAGTGCTGACAATCCACAGGTTAAAGAGCCATCAGGAATTGAAGCTACTGCCTCCGGTCTGATTATAAGAACACAGAAACAGGTTGAAAAGCCTGAAGCTGGTGATAGACCTTCCAATCAATCTATGACACCCTCCACGGGAGCTGAAGAAATTGCACAGAATGCTGTGGCACTGTTGCTGAAGCACACTAGAGGGTACCATGCGGACGAAGAGGAATTGTATGAAACCCCTGATATGTCGGCCAGAAATCAATctaagaagaaagagaaaaagctGAAACGAGTGCTTGGTCCTGAAAAGCCTTCATTTCTTGATAGCAATCCAGATCCAGAGTACGAAACGTGGGTTCCTCCTGAAG GGCAATCCGGTGATGGGAGAACAACGTTGAATGATCGATATGGGTACTGA
- the LOC107952822 gene encoding rhamnogalacturonan I rhamnosyltransferase 1 gives MCRVEETSGKCDYRKQWEMKIKMFGEGKVEKLKNSMVSRSRMKLWMIRALTTILIWTCFAHLMTLGEIFGPKLPKGWPSCFTHSTSELPLVAPELSSIPPKLILPPKRLYKNNGYLMVSCNGGLNQMRAAICDMVAIARYLNVTLIVPELDKTSFWNDPSEFKDIFDVDHFITSLRDEVRILKELPPRVQHRVDQGMFLSMQPISWSDISYYAHQILPLVQKHKVVRLNKTDARLANNNLPPEIQKLRCRVNFNALKFTSQIEELGRRVVKILREKGPFLVLHLRYEMDMLAFSGCTHGCNSDEEEELTRMRYAYPWWKEKVINSEMKRKEGLCPLTPEETALVLRALGIDRNVQIYIAAGEIYGGERRMAPLAEAFPNLVRKETLLVRSDLKFFQNHSSQMAALDYLVSLESDIFVPTYDGNMAKVVEGHRRFLGFKKTILLDRKLLVKLIDEYQSGSLSWDEFSETVKEVHSDRMGNPKKRVVIPDRPKEEDYFYSNPHECVQLLDEPLS, from the exons ATGTGCAGAGTAGAGGAGACAAGTGGAAAGTGTGATTACAGGAAACAGTGGGAAATGAAAATTAAGATGTTTGGGGAAGGGAAAGTGGAGAAGTTAAAGAATTCAATGGTTTCAAGGTCTAGAATGAAGCTATGGATGATAAGGGCATTAACCACAATTTTGATATGGACATGCTTTGCTCATTTGATGACATTAGGCGAAATTTTTGGTCCCAAGTTGCCCAAAGGCTGGCCTTCTTGTTTCACTCATTCTACTTCTGAGTTGCCTTTGGTTGCTCCTGAATTGTCTTCTATACCACCAAAACTCATTCTTCCACCAAAAA GGTTATATAAGAATAATGGTTATCTTATGGTTTCCTGCAATGGAGGACTCAACCAAATGCGAGCTGCA ATTTGCGACATGGTTGCCATTGCCAGATATCTAAATGTCACACTTATTGTTCCTGAACTAGATAAAACCTCTTTCTGGAATGACCCTAG TGAGTTTAAGGACATTTTCGATGTTGATCACTTCATTACTTCCTTGAGAGATGAGGTTCGGATATTGAAGGAACTACCACCCCGAGTTCAGCATCGAGTTGACCAAGGAATGTTCCTCTCTATGCAACCGATTAGTTGGTCTGATATTTCTTATTATGCTCATCAG ATTCTTCCTCTTGTGCAAAAGCACAAAGTTGTACGGTTGAATAAAACCGATGCTCGGCTTGCAAATAATAACCTACCCCCTGAGATTCAGAAGTTGCGCTGCCGTGTAAATTTCAATGCACTTAAATTTACTTCTCAAATCGAGGAATTGGGTAGAAGGGTTGTCAAGATTTTGAGGGAGAAAGGCCCTTTTCTCGTGCTTCATCTCCGATATGAAATGGACATGTTGGCTTTTTCCGGCTGCACTCATGGTTGCAACAGCGATGAAGAGGAAGAACTTACAAGGATGAG GTATGCTTATCCCTGGTGGAAGGAAAAAGTAATAAATtcagaaatgaaaaggaaagaagGTTTGTGCCCTTTGACACCCGAAGAAACTGCTCTAGTATTAAGAGCGCTCGGTATTGACCGCAATGTTCAAATTTACATTGCCGCTGGAGAAATATATGGTGGCGAGAGACGGATGGCTCCGTTGGCAGAAGCATTTCCTAATTTG GTCAGAAAGGAGACTCTGCTAGTTCGATCGGACTTGAAATTCTTTCAAAACCATTCATCCCAAATGGCAGCGTTGGATTATCTAGTTTCCTTAGAAAGTGATATATTCGTTCCTACATATGACGGAAACATGGCCAAGGTTGTCGAAGGCCATCGGAG ATTCTTGGGGTTCAAGAAAACAATCTTATTAGACCGAAAACTTCTGGTTAAGTTAATAGATGAATACCAGAGCGGGTCGTTAAGCTGGGACGAGTTCTCAGAAACCGTGAAGGAAGTACATTCGGATAGAATGGGAAACCCGAAGAAACGGGTGGTCATTCCGGATAGACCAAAAGAAgaagattatttttattctaatccACATGAATGTGTACAACTGTTGGATGAACCTTTGAGTTGA